Proteins co-encoded in one Candidatus Eremiobacteraceae bacterium genomic window:
- a CDS encoding peptide ABC transporter substrate-binding protein produces MNTSRSIGRVLAFFTLVASLAAGGCGNRADALAAIGDRVNQWTVPGVLRIETTSTPDTLNPLLGQESIDTDLSMFWAGHLFNWSDDGQMIPELATEVPTLANGGISGDGRTIVYHLRHGVLWQDGKAFDARDVVFTWHVIMNPNNAIPVRQGYDLITSIDTPDPYTVVVHLRRPYAPFISTFFAMSSTAYAVLPAHILSKYKSIDHTPFNRAPIGTGPFRVDSVDGSHVKLVANRSYWRGLPQLKEVDFEWQPDGDKILADLKAHKIDFYYGAFGHQEPQLHGIPGTTIYLYQFNYFLDIGFNTASPVVSDRQVRQALAYATDRAAIVSEDANGVNVSADTDQAPSSWARDEGVKHYEFDPAKARATLDAAGWKVGPDGIRSKGGHPLRIVLVSDGIAGSATTERIVQSDWRAVGVDVVIRNFSENVLDSSSSFGGIEATGKFDAVIEGWVNGVDPDDSTQFMCDMRPPAGWNVYRYCNPSLDALERAELSTYDRNERRADFGRIQEILANDVPIIMLSFAQQQDVVNLDLKNYYPATAVTPFWNPWQLEI; encoded by the coding sequence ATGAACACCTCGCGCAGCATCGGCAGGGTCTTGGCGTTCTTCACGCTTGTCGCTTCGCTCGCCGCCGGCGGATGCGGGAATCGCGCAGATGCGCTCGCCGCGATCGGCGACCGGGTCAACCAATGGACGGTCCCGGGCGTGCTGCGAATCGAGACGACGTCGACGCCGGACACGCTCAACCCGCTGTTGGGCCAGGAATCGATCGATACCGATCTCTCGATGTTCTGGGCCGGGCATCTCTTCAACTGGAGCGATGACGGCCAGATGATCCCCGAGCTCGCCACCGAGGTGCCGACGCTCGCCAACGGCGGCATCAGCGGCGACGGCCGGACGATCGTGTATCACCTGCGCCACGGCGTCCTTTGGCAGGACGGCAAAGCGTTCGACGCACGCGACGTCGTGTTCACGTGGCACGTGATCATGAACCCCAACAATGCCATTCCGGTGCGGCAGGGCTACGATCTCATCACGTCGATCGACACACCCGATCCGTATACGGTCGTCGTCCATCTGCGCCGGCCGTACGCGCCGTTCATCTCGACCTTCTTCGCGATGTCGAGCACCGCGTATGCGGTACTCCCCGCTCACATCTTGTCGAAGTACAAGTCGATCGACCATACGCCGTTCAACCGCGCGCCGATCGGCACCGGTCCGTTCCGGGTCGATTCTGTCGACGGTTCGCACGTGAAGCTCGTCGCCAACCGCTCGTACTGGCGCGGCTTGCCGCAGCTCAAGGAAGTCGATTTCGAATGGCAGCCGGACGGTGACAAGATCCTCGCCGATCTCAAAGCGCACAAGATCGACTTCTACTATGGGGCGTTCGGTCACCAAGAGCCGCAGCTCCACGGTATTCCGGGGACGACGATCTACTTGTATCAGTTCAACTACTTCCTCGACATCGGTTTCAATACGGCGTCGCCCGTCGTCTCCGACCGCCAGGTCCGCCAAGCGCTCGCGTACGCGACCGATCGCGCCGCCATCGTGAGCGAAGACGCGAACGGCGTCAACGTGTCCGCCGATACGGATCAAGCGCCGTCTTCGTGGGCTCGCGATGAGGGCGTCAAACATTACGAGTTCGACCCCGCAAAGGCGCGCGCGACGCTTGACGCAGCCGGCTGGAAGGTCGGTCCGGATGGAATCCGATCGAAAGGCGGGCACCCGCTTCGCATCGTGCTCGTCAGCGACGGCATCGCGGGGTCGGCGACGACCGAGCGCATCGTCCAGTCGGATTGGCGCGCCGTCGGCGTCGACGTCGTCATCCGCAACTTCAGCGAAAACGTGCTCGACTCTTCATCCTCATTCGGCGGGATCGAAGCGACCGGCAAGTTCGACGCGGTCATCGAAGGCTGGGTGAATGGCGTCGACCCGGACGACTCGACGCAGTTCATGTGCGACATGCGGCCGCCGGCCGGCTGGAACGTCTACCGCTACTGCAACCCATCGCTCGATGCGCTCGAGCGAGCCGAGCTCTCGACGTACGACCGGAACGAGCGGCGCGCCGATTTCGGGCGCATACAAGAGATACTCGCGAACGACGTCCCGATCATCATGCTCTCGTTCGCGCAACAGCAAGACGTCGTCAACCTCGACCTCAAGAACTACTATCCGGCGACGGCCGTGACCCCGTTCTGGAATCCCTGGCAGCTCGAGATCTGA